A genomic window from Populus nigra chromosome 7, ddPopNigr1.1, whole genome shotgun sequence includes:
- the LOC133699962 gene encoding protein IQ-DOMAIN 9, translated as MGSGDWFKTMISMKKVKDDSSKQPKGSTASAKSNGFKWKNKLRKESAIFANGSSRANPRFIDMPVEDVAATQIQTAFRAYMARKTLRRLKGTVRLQIITKNYSVKKQAATTLNYLHSWSQIQAQIRARRLCMVTESRLRQKKLESQLKLEAKLHDLEVEWCGGSDTMEETLARIHLREEAAVKRERAMAYAFSHQWRASSGHSLGLVNFELGKANWGWSWKERWIAARPWESRVPVKSASPKKVKNKQPKKVDENTKLQTKKTPVSSKPSLSNGRVNPIARRLSYPPAEKRATLERSIKSDAANTKREHSVS; from the exons ATGGGTTCTGGAGACTGGTTTAAGACAATGATTAGCATGAAGAAAGTAAAGGATGACAGCTCAAAACAACCAAAG GGCTCTACAGCTTCTGCAAAATCAAATGGCTTCAAATGGAAGAACAAGCTGCGAAAAGAATCTGCTATTTTTGCAAATGGTTCCAGTAGGGCCAATCCCAGATTTATTGACATGCCGGTCGAGGATGTGGCTGCCACTCAGATTCAAACCGCATTCAGGGCCTATATG GCTAGGAAAACTCTTCGCCGTTTGAAAGGTACTGTGAGGTTACAGAtcatcactaaaaattattcTGTCAAAAAGCAAGCTGCAACTACTTTGAACTACCTTCATTCTTGGAGCCAAATACAGGCCCAGATTAGAGCCCGTAGACTCTGTATGGTTACAGAAAGCCGGTTAAGACAGAAGAAGTTAGAGAGTCAACTAAAACTTGAGGCAAAGCTTCATGATCTGGAG GTTGAATGGTGTGGTGGCTCTGATACAATGGAGGAAACTCTTGCAAGAATACATCTGAGGGAAGAAGCAGCAGTTAAGCGGGAACGGGCGATGGCATATGCCTTTTCTCATCAG TGGAGGGCCAGCTCTGGTCATAGCCTCGGGCTTGTTAATTTTGAACTTGGGAAAGCAAATTGGGGCTGGAGTTGGAAGGAACGCTGGATTGCTGCTCGTCCATGGGAAAGCCGGGTCCCTGTGAAGTCTGCTAGTCCAAAGAAAGTGAAGAACAAGCAGCCTAAAAAGGTTGATGAAAACACAAAGttgcaaaccaaaaaaacaccaGTTTCATCCAAGCCATCATTGTCTAATGGGAGAGTAAATCCAATAGCACGGAGATTATCTTACCCTCCAGCTGAAAAACGGGCAACACTTGAGAGAAGCATTAAATCTGATGCAGCAAACACTAAACGTGAACACTCGGTATCTTAG